The Gambusia affinis linkage group LG05, SWU_Gaff_1.0, whole genome shotgun sequence region CGTTTACACCCAACACATTTGGTCCACTTTAACGGTTTCCTCCGTTGGTCCAGACCCGTCCTTCATGTGCAAATCCACTCAAGCGAACCCTTGGACCCAGACCCATTTTATGTGGTGGTTTTGGTTCGCTTGTGTGAACGCAGACCAGCCTCGACCCAAACAAAGTACGAGAAAAACAACTACAAGAAATATAACTTTTTGGACTTTGTGAGCCTCCTTTACTTGACATTCTGATAACCATAAGCCTTTGGTGTTGCTAGTGCTACTCCTGCTATTGGTTGGACAGGAATTGTACCTCatcttctgtttcctgtttaatGGCGCTGCTGCCAGCAGGTTGTGGGTCAGAACATGCAGAGCATCTCGTCTTATTCATCTGCAGCTGTTACTAACGCCAttccaaaattagaaatatttcagcACAAAACATGTGTAGAATGATCTGTAGGTATAAAAGCAATGCATCAAGCAGGACCTACAAGGGAGTTGTCCTGATGGTAATTGATTAATAAAGATAGTCAGTAAAAGAGTTTCTGGActttgctgtgtgttttttatagTTTACTATAACATAATTCCCCCCACCTGCTCCAGATTTGTGAGATTGTCCAACATCCTCTTCATAGGCTGGAAAGTATGACGAGTCTCTGAAACAGCTTGAAGCCTTGCAGGAGCTCAACAATGAGGACTACAAAATTTCTTTGAATAAAGCTGTTTTAGAGTTCTACAGAAGTGGCCAGACTGCGACGGGTTCGTTGAAGCAGACCCTTTCAGCGATGAAGAATCAGGTAAAACTACACATCTGTGTCTTCtcttctacacacacacacacacacctgtgttTGTTCATGACCTGAGCTGTGTGTCCCAGCTTCACACAGCCACAGAAGATGTTGATGGCTTGGATGATGTGGAGAATAGTTTGCTGTACTATAACCAGGCCATCATCCACTACCACATGCGCCAGTACTCTGAGGCCATCTCTATAGGAGAGAAGCTCTACCAGTTCCTCGAACCATTTGGTATGTTGTGCTGCTGGTCACAGTCCCTGCTGCTCTTTCAGCAGcaacagtttaatgtttttggttttgcttaAGAACCTGATGATGTGTTTTTGAATGATAACTGGAATGTGGCTTTTTGCACATGAAGGCCTTTGACTTGGAGTTAATTATTGTATTTGTTCTAGAAGAGAAATTTGCCCAGTCGGTGTGCTTCCTGTTGGTGGATCTCTACCTGCTGACATTCCAACCAGAGAAGGCGCTCCACCTGCTGGCTGTTCTGGACAAGATCTCTGTACAAGGAAGCAACAAGAACGGCAAGGCAGAGGTAGTTGACCGCTCTGccaaatggaaaacaaagatttaGTTGTTGTTCAGAGTAAGACAATTTACACACAGTTAGTCCTGCCACCagaacacattttgctggacaataattcaaattcaaaattactttattaatcccaaagggaaattaagcacaatatatttacaaaatatctatataaaaataaacactgagaTATTCATATTCCTCAACCAGCTGCACTTCTTGATGGAGTTGGTCAGATCTAACCTTGTTCCTCCTGAAATCAACAATCATCTCATTAGATGACGTTTCTCCATTAAAGCTGCGTGGGAACCATAAGCTCAGGAAAATGTCAGAATATTGTGAATTataagtgtttatattttttagagCAACAACTCTGGGTCAAACCAAAAGGTGGAGTTTGTAACAATGATGGAAGCGGCCAAATCCAAAATCCATCAGGTAGGAATGCTGGTCAGTGTAAACATGATCTGCTGTTCAGGTTCTCCCCTGATTCACCAGCTGCCTGTTCTTGGCTTTCTTTCCAGTACAAAGTGAGGGCGTACATTCAGATGAAGTCCTCCAAGGCCTGTAAGAGGGAGATTAAATCAGTGATGAACACAGCAGGAAATGTGAGTATCCATGACAACCCTGCAGCAGGAAACATTTGGGGCAAAGTTGGACGAAGAGAAGAGTTGACCACTAGTAAACTTTTAGTGCTTAAAGTCATACACAGAGCTGTGGGACTTTAGGCAGATCCTTGTCTAAACCATGTTGTCTTCTTTATGAGCGTAGAGAGGAGGAGAGTTTTCAGAGAACGCCTCCCAGCTCCTTCTCTCCTGCCTCTTCTCTTCCAGTCTGCCCCCTCTCTCTTCCTCAAGAGTAACTTTGAGTATCTGAGAGGAAACTACCGTAAAGCGGTGAAACTGCTGAACAGCTCCAACATGGCAGAACATCCTGGACCCATTAGAACCGGTGAGATCTGCTGACCTCCAGCCTGCAGTCAGATCCGTGAGATCTCCATTCATTATGTCAAGCTGTTATTTTAAACTCGTATGCACGACActtcaccatggcaacaagcaGGAAGTGTTTTGTCAGGTTGAGGGCCGTGTCCATGCTGAGGCTCTGGGCTGACCTTTCTGTTTGATCCAGGTGAATGTATTCGCTGTATGTTCTGGAACAATCTGGGCTGCATCCACTTTGCAATGGGGAAACACAACCTGGGCATCTTCTACTTCAAGAAGGCGCTGCAGGAGAACGATCACACTTGTGCACAACTGGGAGACGGAGGCAACAATCAGTGTAAGCTCCAGAACCCAGACTGTTTCTTTCCATGGTGACTTTGATTCATCCCGTCATGCTTTATGGGTCTACCTCTGACTGCAGTCGTGTTaagaaaactgaagcaaaatggAACAAactggatgttgtttttttatctggtgATTATCTATTAGATTTGAATCCAGTAACAGTCACAGCAGTTCTGAATGCTTACTTTCTGTCTCCAGGTAAAAGACTGTCAGGTGTCCCTATGTGCGCCCTGCTGTCCAACAAGCGGTATGAGTTGCTGTATAACTGTGGCGTCCAGCTGCTGCACGCCGCCAGGCCGCTGGCAGCCTTCGAGTGTCTGATGGAGGCCGTTCAGGTTTACCACTCCAACCCGCGCCTGTGGCTGCGCCTGGCTGAATGCTGCATCTCTGCTAACAAAGGGGTATGTTCAGCTTTCATCCACCAGCTGCTGAGTTAAGGATTTTAAAGATCAGCTCTCCGGTGCACCCTTCTTTAGCACCGTAGGAATTGGTGTATGTTAGTGAATCACAACTCAAAACTAAAGCTAACtttgttttccatccatccatccattttcttacatccTTTGTGGtcaggagggctgctggtgcctaACTCCAGTGGTCAGcaggtgagaggtggggtcatCTGGACAGGTTTCCAGTCCATCACAGCTAATTTTGCTTTATgaaattcaaatgtaaatatcttagatggtttgaatgaaaaaattacataaatttaaaatattattccaGACATGTGTTCATATCTCCTTCGTCAAACcatgtaaaaagtgaaataataagGAAAGGTGTTTTTGACAACAGACTTGTTTTCAAGTTGGGACTGTAAGACTGGAGCTACTGGTTTAATGGAGTAGTTGCTTCCTCCTAGgactgtcacaataacaaattttgctgagcaattaaCTGTCTCAAAAATTTTTGTGATAAACgttaatattgtttgaagaccattttaaactcatttaatggtaatgacataataatgcaagcaATATCCTGCCAAAAatggatgcactttattttcaaaggaaCTCTTAACACTGGAACCggtaaacaaaacaaccaaaaacaaaaataaaatggattctcagtctccataaacaaaaatgcacttgattaaaaactaaacaacataaaaccaaagtggaaataaaaactacagattacagtgcagattatgaagtctgtaaaccataccACCTtacttcagtaatcattagattgaacatcgactacctgatgcaatagttcactcctcccttaagcccagttcaaaaaacacaagatttatatatatatatatatatatatatatacacagtacagaccaaaagtttgacacaccttctaattgaattcaattagaaggtgtgtccaaacttttgtgGACAGTTGTGCGATCACCAACTGTGCGGATCTTTCTTGCTTATTTGATCACCAAACGAGatcgcagcctgttgaatgtgacaggtagccaatcagaaagtaCTTTCTGAGGGGAAAGCACGAACGgccaaacagctgacatggcGCAACCCAAAGTCCAGCGACATCGTCTCCAACGCcgtttattcaacattttgtgcaaagaatatccACAAAAATAACAAGGCGGCAATTAGAGCGGAATTGCTACcaacaccttttcttttttgctacattttttatggtttaaaataaGTTCACAAACTATCGCTATTGTGTCTACGTCATCACTCGTCTGTTCACTCTAAATTCGCGTGTGATATAGTGGATTTTGACgggattttctgtctgaaatctGACTGTCGTTGAGAGAAATCGGTTCTTGTGTGTTGTGTTGCTCTGCCTTGTGTCTGGACATATGGCCCGGTCGAACCCGTTACACCTATGATTTTCTGTCGGTtcatgtgtgatctctcaggttttgaaaatgggccaaAAGTGTGTAGTATGAACTGGACactacactaaggaaatgaggaagggaggggtCAGTAGAGAGCACCGGATGTGAGCTTTTTTTCATccatagaaagagaaaaacgcAGAAAGAAACGATAAAACcgctaaattaaaatgaggtcaataactttaatttatttacaggcCTACTTCCTGCAACACAACTTCACACAACCCAactttggaatttttttttttaatcaaaatatttttatgaaggtattttacaaaaacaaaacattactaAAAACAACAGGACTACatagaaaaggaaaatcatCAAACTCCACCACAGAGCAGAGATCTGACTGTCAGAGATCTTGACTTGCATGCCTGCCATCTGCTGGCAGAATGTGGCAgagcaagacaaaaacaactggaaactAGACTTCATAGTAATGAGACGTGAATAAAACCTAAGGCcattcttttgttaattttagTTGCTTTTGTGAATTTGTCattacagtttaatttgtttcagttcagtgaCTACAGTACTGAACAGAGGCTCAGTCTATGAATGAAATTTCCATTCCATACAGtcaaaaactttttccacatgaatGGAAGAACATGTTCTGGACTGTTCAGGATATTGTGGAAATGTTGTCAACTGCAGAATTTAACTACATAGGAAATATGTTTATGCTTTGAAATATAATATGTTACAACTGGGCAGCATAGTTTGTGAATATGTTGTGATGTTTGCTAATGTTTCCAGGGCTCCGAGCAGGAAAGCAAGAGTTTACCTAGTAAAAAGGGAATAGTCCAGTCTGTAATTGGACAAGGATACCATCGCAAGATTGTTCTGGCATCACAGTCTTcacagaacaccaactacaggtcAGTCAGACGTCCTTCAACCCTGAAATTCCAATATGAGATTACAGGTTGAGATGCTTACAACAGGAAAGGTGAGTGGGAAAGACTTTAACTTGTCATGTAGGAGGCAGTGAGCTGTTGGATGTCAGGAGCTGATCCAGATGCTGACTCTGCATTCTGCTGTCTCTGTTCAGTGAAGGCCAATCTGCTGCCATCCCTGTAGCCAGTATGGAGTTTGCTGCCATCTGCCTGCGGAactccctgctgctgctgcccgaACACCAGCAGCCGGACGCCAAGGCTGAAAGCGGCTCCAAGAACTCCAGCCAATCAGGGAGCACCGAGAGCGGCAGTGAGAACAGTGACCCCTGCAGGTCAGAATAACCCGTGTACCATTACATCTGAATTTGTGTGGGTAATAACTTAATAACTGAACCTTGACATGCTTAGAGTTGCATAGGATGATTTGCATTTATTCATCATAACAGTTTTACTCACTTTTATCCCAGCCTGTGCCAACCTGAATTCCACTCATATATAGATGAAGCCAATGAATTTCTTCCTTTGTGGGTGTTTTATTCTTCTTATGGGTAAATGTCAGACATTGCTCTCCTTAAAAATCACAGGCACACATTATGATGTCTAGGAATGAATTAAAAGGTTTATTGGAAGTCTAACTGTAGATTTGTTTTAGCTGAGATGATGTCTGTCAGGTCTGTGGCTCACTGGGGATTGTgtccaaaacacagaaacctgaGAAGAAAGAAGACATCATGGTTTCTGGACAATTACAACATAATCAGAAAGAAGTCACTTTAACAATGTCAGTTtttggtggcagcatcatgttacAGTTTGCATTTAGAGACACTGCTGATCATGAAACTACAGCTGCCAAGAAAACCAGCGTTGCTTCAGGGCTAAATGTCTCTATGGATATTCACTGGTTTCCAAGCAGTTCTCCAAATATTCATCATTCCATACAGTTTATTATAGAACATCATTCCACAACATGGATAATCTGCAGGctttttctgcaaaagaaagaaaactttgatttattgCGCTTTAAAAGCTTTTCAATTTTATGCTTTATTCACACACTGCACTAAGATGTTCTTCAGGACTGGATGATGCTGTTGATTGTGACAtggtgtgttgttgttgttgttgttgttgtttgtttgcagtGGAAAAAGTCAGGAAGCTGAtaagtttttttctgcaactcCATCGTCTCCACTTCGAAAACAGGAGGTGGAAAACCTCAGGTAGAGACAGTGAGCCATGATGGTGTTAGGATGATTGTTTGCTGTGCTGTGATGTGTAACCAGAGCTGGTCTGCAGGTGTTCCATCCTGGCTTGTAGTGCCTATGTGGCTCTGGCCCTGGGAGACAACCTGCTGGCTCTGCACCACGCTAACAAACTGCTTCATCAAACCAAAGTGTCTGGCTCCCTCAGGtaagcatcatcatcatcatcatcagcagcagcatcagctcTGCCTACAATACATGACATAACTTTGTTAATCCCATTCAGACAGCAATTCTGAATTAGGaagcaaaaaaagattttgcaaaCTTATCTTGGTCCTTCCTATTTGTTCCTCCAAATAATGAGGGGCAGGATTGTTGGCACACTGGACAGTCTGAATTGTGTCCTGAAGTGAACTGGAAaccagtgtgtggtgtgtgcaGGTTCCCATGTAGCAGAATGTTGGACCAGAGAGGAATTTGAATAACCCCAAACGTTTCATAGAGGAGATTTAAGAGACAATGAGAGCAGAGTAGCAACTATTTATTCAGATCTTTTGGAAAGGAAGAGTAGCTTCAGATGAAGGTGAATGTTAGGATGTaaaccagatgtttttattatcttcactgtttttattgttttccagtGGTAAAATGAGTCCAGGCCGGTTCTGGTTGGaatcaagtttttgttttcagtaccTCTGCTGAACATTTTGCCCCTTTCTGGATGTGAGCCTGTTGTGTGATTGATCAGATGTCAGTCGGTGCCAGGAAGCGTTTACTGGCTTCCAGCTGCTTTTActatgtgttttaaaagttgatttgttctttaagtCTCCAGTGTCTGTAGCCGGTCAGTTGTCCCAAACACGGTGAGGAAGCTGAGAGGTGGCTGTGTGTTCCAGGGTATAAGAACCTAAAGACCTTCACTATGTCTTCATGTCATATAGGACCATTGGGATTGTCTGATTTGCTGTTTTGCTAGCAAGCAATTGAGCGGCTGTCTTAAGTTTTTCAACCCTGGTcttcaaggcacactgccctgcaagTTCCCTGCATTCCCCTGCTTCAGCACCCAGGATTCCTACTGATGGTTGATTAACAGGGTTTTACTGAATTGCAATCATCTGAATGGGGTGTTGAAGCAGAGGAACATCTGAAACAAACAGGTCAGTGTGACTCTGTGCCTCTTCTTCCTTCAGGTTTCTGGGTCACCTGTATGCCGCTGAAGCTCTCATCTCATTGGACAGAATATCTGATGCAATCACTCACCTGAACCCAGAGAACATCAGCGACGTGTCACTAGGCGTGCTTAGCAGCGAGCAGGACCAGGGTGTGTGGACTCTCACACTTCCGTAAACTActccaaacattttcctttcttaaCAGTTGCCTCATTTTTTATCTACAGGACATGAGAAAGGAGATGAGCCCATAGAGCCATGTAAGTCATCATCATCCTGCAGCACTCTAACTAGTGAAATGATTACTGAATGTTGAGTGATGTGGCTCCCTGTTGTGCAGCAGCTAAGAAGATGCCGCTGTTTTACCCCAGCAGTGTGGCAGCAGCGCAGGCCATGATGCTCTTCAACCTGGGCAGCGCCTACTGCCTGAGGAGCGAGTATGATAAGGCCCGCAAATGCCTGCATCAGGTACTCACCTCCACATGTCACTGCCTAATATTGCTGGAGGCCCTTTCACTGTGTGCCTCACAAACTAacactgcaacacaaacatcagAAGGGACTGAAGGCCACAGTACAGCAGCAGGCTGGGCCTCGTTGTCCTCAGATTGTTCCTGTTCTTCATTTCCTGGGTGGTTTTCTTGAGGGGTGGCGTGCAGCACCCCCTTTTCTCTCCTCCCCATTTCCTGTCTGCTCTCCATTCAGTTAAGGtcagaggatttaaaaaatactccACGCCACATTTGAGTTAGTGAAGGGAGACTGATGGTCCTTCcaaaccccccccccactcTCTGGATACCTGCAGGAGTGGGCAGTGGGTGGTCTCTGCCCTGTGGTGGGACGCTGCCTTTAGTGTAGAGTGTGAGCAGTCACAGACTGATGGCAGTACGGATGAGACGGacaggacagaaaaacatttttactaatcATTTCTCCACTGCAAGATTTTCTACCACTTCCAGCTCTAACAGGAGAACACCTGCGTCACAAGCTGGCTGGGCGCAGCATGACTTAAGGTGTTATTCAAGTCATCTgttgaaaattgtgttttttttatattgcattCATTTCACAGTATTAGCTTTTTCAAATGTTGTGCTGTCCTGGCCAAAGCTCTACTGATCACTAAACACTTCTAGTTTAGGgatctttcttttcttacttgtaaaaatacatccaattttctgtttctcaaaattggatataaattaaaattgggATAATCAAGTTTTGAAATTTGTTGATGGATGGTCCATAAGTACATTCTGGCATCCCAGACTAAACGTAGCTAAAGTTAAACATCCTCACTTCATGAACTGTCACATACACTGTGATGCCTTAAGTGACATTTATActaaaaatttcattttgcttGCATTTTAGTTGCTAGGCAGCAAATCTTAACTTATTGCTATGTTTCTCCATTTggatatatttgtgtttttctccatcAGGCTGCATCTGTGATGAACTCCAAAGAGATTCCACCAGAAGCCATCCTGCTGGGCGTCTACCTGGAGCTACAAAACGGTTTGTATTTCTTAAAGCGTCTCAATCTGTTGACGATTAAACTTGTTCAAAGTTCTAAAATATACAGCAGCTTGTTGCTGTTATTTGCTTCTTTTCAATTTATTCTCAAAGTGTGTCTACTTAGTTTTTTGTTCATTACTTTTTGTTCTGTGCAGCTTGAAAAGGTTTTGCTCTATTTGAGCAGCAGGTTGACATCTCAGTCGATCAAATGAAGATCAGAAATGCTTGTGATTTTGATCAGCTCAGTGATTGCCAAGCTGCACACACTACCAGTCAGATGCAGTAATGTCTGGTGATTTGAATCTAGCTTCAATGTTTCAACAGTTTGTTATCTGACAGCTAAACAAATTTGTGTCGTGCAAATTTCAGGTATGCAGACACTTCCTCTGTGAGGGCAAAGCAGATCAtgatttttcctttctttgcttCGTGTGTAGAGCTCGTATTCAGAGGCAACATTTGAAGATCCTGTTGAAAATGAGTTGATGTAACTAAGAACTGACTTTAATACTTGTTTTCTCCAGTATTACTGCACGTGTTGCCATGGTTCAGTTGTCCTTATGTTCATCAGGCATCGTTTTCTCCACTGTGTTCCagtctttgttttcagctgcacattttaaaagtgtgcTGATCCAGTTTTGATCTGGGTTTCCAGTGATCGCTGAGCTTTTGTCATGTCTCCTTAGGAAACACTCAGCTGGCTCTACAGATCATCAAGAGGAACCAGCTGCTACCCTCGACCCTTCACACGTCCTCACCAGACCCTCGCAAGAAACCTTCCCAGCCCTTCCAGCTGCCCTCATCCTTCACACAAGTTCAACGGAAATAAACCTCTGTAATGACTTCAGCTGCCTGGAGTCGCCCATCAGCCGGCTGTAATCTTTTTGAAGCTTCAGGGAGGACTTGGGATTTAGCTTCAATTTGACTGAGGAGTTTGTGCTGAAATGAAGagacaataaatgtatttactgtATGTGTGGTGGACTTTGACTAGTCATTTAACTGAATATTCAAATTCGGAAATACTTCattgatcccaaaaggaaatgaaccatttcatgcatgaattatgatTCTTTGTCAGGATTTTCTTAAGGCATATAAGGTGGAGGAATAAAAATTTCTAGGATTGTTTTCTAAGTGATCAATtgttattttctccaaatataaatgtatttggaAAATACATCAGTAGTCATTCTTTCAGAGTTACTTCAAAGAATGACCAGTAACTCATTCTTACTTATTGCTATATTTAAGTAAGGATGCTTAAATATAGCAAGTATTCTTGCTATATTtaagcaaaatatgttttgcttttttttttttacctgcaagagTTTTCTACAGTAGAAGGAGGGACTGGATTGGTTACTATGCccttttttctgtctgccaTATTGAATTTAACAAAAGGTTTCTTGCACTTGCAGTGGATGGACAGTTGTTGGTGTATTGTGTGATGCACTAGTGTCCACTTCAgggtctgtgtgcatttataacataatccacaagaaacacaataaaatggcCTTTAGATAGCTGTCCACTGCAGTGACCAC contains the following coding sequences:
- the cnot10 gene encoding CCR4-NOT transcription complex subunit 10 isoform X2 — translated: MAENSEINEAKHNGSLSSGMTDQEKEMATSAYEAFLAGKYDESLKQLEALQELNNEDYKISLNKAVLEFYRSGQTATGSLKQTLSAMKNQLHTATEDVDGLDDVENSLLYYNQAIIHYHMRQYSEAISIGEKLYQFLEPFEKFAQSVCFLLVDLYLLTFQPEKALHLLAVLDKISVQGSNKNGKAESNNSGSNQKVEFVTMMEAAKSKIHQYKVRAYIQMKSSKACKREIKSVMNTAGNSAPSLFLKSNFEYLRGNYRKAVKLLNSSNMAEHPGPIRTGECIRCMFWNNLGCIHFAMGKHNLGIFYFKKALQENDHTCAQLGDGGNNQCKRLSGVPMCALLSNKRYELLYNCGVQLLHAARPLAAFECLMEAVQVYHSNPRLWLRLAECCISANKGGSEQESKSLPSKKGIVQSVIGQGYHRKIVLASQSSQNTNYSEGQSAAIPVASMEFAAICLRNSLLLLPEHQQPDAKAESGSKNSSQSGSTESGSENSDPCSGKSQEADKFFSATPSSPLRKQEVENLRCSILACSAYVALALGDNLLALHHANKLLHQTKVSGSLRFLGHLYAAEALISLDRISDAITHLNPENISDVSLGVLSSEQDQGHEKGDEPIEPSAKKMPLFYPSSVAAAQAMMLFNLGSAYCLRSEYDKARKCLHQAASVMNSKEIPPEAILLGVYLELQNGNTQLALQIIKRNQLLPSTLHTSSPDPRKKPSQPFQLPSSFTQVQRK
- the cnot10 gene encoding CCR4-NOT transcription complex subunit 10 isoform X4 — protein: MAENSEINEAKHNGSLSSGMTDQEKEMATSAYEAFLAGKYDESLKQLEALQELNNEDYKISLNKAVLEFYRSGQTATGSLKQTLSAMKNQLHTATEDVDGLDDVENSLLYYNQAIIHYHMRQYSEAISIGEKLYQFLEPFEKFAQSVCFLLVDLYLLTFQPEKALHLLAVLDKISVQGSNKNGKAESNNSGSNQKVEFVTMMEAAKSKIHQYKVRAYIQMKSSKACKREIKSVMNTAGNSAPSLFLKSNFEYLRGNYRKAVKLLNSSNMAEHPGPIRTGECIRCMFWNNLGCIHFAMGKHNLGIFYFKKALQENDHTCAQLGDGGNNQCKRLSGVPMCALLSNKRYELLYNCGVQLLHAARPLAAFECLMEAVQVYHSNPRLWLRLAECCISANKGGSEQESKSLPSKKGIVQSVIGQGYHRKIVLASQSSQNTNYSEGQSAAIPVASMEFAAICLRNSLLLLPEHQQPDAKAESGSKNSSQSGSTESGSENSDPCSGKSQEADKFFSATPSSPLRKQEVENLRCSILACSAYVALALGDNLLALHHANKLLHQTKVSGSLRFLGHLYAAEALISLDRISDAITHLNPENISDVSLGVLSSEQDQGHEKGDEPIEPSKKMPLFYPSSVAAAQAMMLFNLGSAYCLRSEYDKARKCLHQAASVMNSKEIPPEAILLGVYLELQNGNTQLALQIIKRNQLLPSTLHTSSPDPRKKPSQPFQLPSSFTQVQRK
- the cnot10 gene encoding CCR4-NOT transcription complex subunit 10 isoform X5; this encodes MAENSEINEAKHNGSLSSGMTDQEKEMATSAYEAFLAGKYDESLKQLEALQELNNEDYKISLNKAVLEFYRSGQTATGSLKQTLSAMKNQLHTATEDVDGLDDVENSLLYYNQAIIHYHMRQYSEAISIGEKLYQFLEPFEEKFAQSVCFLLVDLYLLTFQPEKALHLLAVLDKISVQGSNKNGKAESNNSGSNQKVEFVTMMEAAKSKIHQYKVRAYIQMKSSKACKREIKSVMNTAGNSAPSLFLKSNFEYLRGNYRKAVKLLNSSNMAEHPGPIRTGECIRCMFWNNLGCIHFAMGKHNLGIFYFKKALQENDHTCAQLGDGGKRLSGVPMCALLSNKRYELLYNCGVQLLHAARPLAAFECLMEAVQVYHSNPRLWLRLAECCISANKGGSEQESKSLPSKKGIVQSVIGQGYHRKIVLASQSSQNTNYSEGQSAAIPVASMEFAAICLRNSLLLLPEHQQPDAKAESGSKNSSQSGSTESGSENSDPCSGKSQEADKFFSATPSSPLRKQEVENLRCSILACSAYVALALGDNLLALHHANKLLHQTKVSGSLRFLGHLYAAEALISLDRISDAITHLNPENISDVSLGVLSSEQDQGHEKGDEPIEPSAKKMPLFYPSSVAAAQAMMLFNLGSAYCLRSEYDKARKCLHQAASVMNSKEIPPEAILLGVYLELQNGNTQLALQIIKRNQLLPSTLHTSSPDPRKKPSQPFQLPSSFTQVQRK
- the cnot10 gene encoding CCR4-NOT transcription complex subunit 10 isoform X1 — encoded protein: MAENSEINEAKHNGSLSSGMTDQEKEMATSAYEAFLAGKYDESLKQLEALQELNNEDYKISLNKAVLEFYRSGQTATGSLKQTLSAMKNQLHTATEDVDGLDDVENSLLYYNQAIIHYHMRQYSEAISIGEKLYQFLEPFEEKFAQSVCFLLVDLYLLTFQPEKALHLLAVLDKISVQGSNKNGKAESNNSGSNQKVEFVTMMEAAKSKIHQYKVRAYIQMKSSKACKREIKSVMNTAGNSAPSLFLKSNFEYLRGNYRKAVKLLNSSNMAEHPGPIRTGECIRCMFWNNLGCIHFAMGKHNLGIFYFKKALQENDHTCAQLGDGGNNQCKRLSGVPMCALLSNKRYELLYNCGVQLLHAARPLAAFECLMEAVQVYHSNPRLWLRLAECCISANKGGSEQESKSLPSKKGIVQSVIGQGYHRKIVLASQSSQNTNYSEGQSAAIPVASMEFAAICLRNSLLLLPEHQQPDAKAESGSKNSSQSGSTESGSENSDPCSGKSQEADKFFSATPSSPLRKQEVENLRCSILACSAYVALALGDNLLALHHANKLLHQTKVSGSLRFLGHLYAAEALISLDRISDAITHLNPENISDVSLGVLSSEQDQGHEKGDEPIEPSAKKMPLFYPSSVAAAQAMMLFNLGSAYCLRSEYDKARKCLHQAASVMNSKEIPPEAILLGVYLELQNGNTQLALQIIKRNQLLPSTLHTSSPDPRKKPSQPFQLPSSFTQVQRK
- the cnot10 gene encoding CCR4-NOT transcription complex subunit 10 isoform X3, producing the protein MAENSEINEAKHNGSLSSGMTDQEKEMATSAYEAFLAGKYDESLKQLEALQELNNEDYKISLNKAVLEFYRSGQTATGSLKQTLSAMKNQLHTATEDVDGLDDVENSLLYYNQAIIHYHMRQYSEAISIGEKLYQFLEPFEEKFAQSVCFLLVDLYLLTFQPEKALHLLAVLDKISVQGSNKNGKAESNNSGSNQKVEFVTMMEAAKSKIHQYKVRAYIQMKSSKACKREIKSVMNTAGNSAPSLFLKSNFEYLRGNYRKAVKLLNSSNMAEHPGPIRTGECIRCMFWNNLGCIHFAMGKHNLGIFYFKKALQENDHTCAQLGDGGNNQCKRLSGVPMCALLSNKRYELLYNCGVQLLHAARPLAAFECLMEAVQVYHSNPRLWLRLAECCISANKGGSEQESKSLPSKKGIVQSVIGQGYHRKIVLASQSSQNTNYSEGQSAAIPVASMEFAAICLRNSLLLLPEHQQPDAKAESGSKNSSQSGSTESGSENSDPCSGKSQEADKFFSATPSSPLRKQEVENLRCSILACSAYVALALGDNLLALHHANKLLHQTKVSGSLRFLGHLYAAEALISLDRISDAITHLNPENISDVSLGVLSSEQDQGHEKGDEPIEPSKKMPLFYPSSVAAAQAMMLFNLGSAYCLRSEYDKARKCLHQAASVMNSKEIPPEAILLGVYLELQNGNTQLALQIIKRNQLLPSTLHTSSPDPRKKPSQPFQLPSSFTQVQRK